A single Pararhizobium sp. A13 DNA region contains:
- a CDS encoding DoxX family protein, which translates to MIEQKLSAIARPLVTSPAMRFIALLGLCAAYIQGPLTKLFDFQGALGEMEHFGLHPAAFFAVAVIVIELAASAMILTGFWRWLGAVGLCGFTLLATFIALRFWELPPGMDRMMAANAFFEHLGLAGAFLLVAGMDITKGFGR; encoded by the coding sequence ATGATCGAACAGAAACTGTCCGCAATCGCGCGGCCCCTCGTCACATCGCCGGCCATGCGTTTCATCGCGCTTCTCGGTCTTTGCGCAGCCTATATTCAGGGGCCGCTCACCAAGCTCTTCGATTTTCAGGGTGCGCTTGGCGAGATGGAGCATTTCGGGCTCCATCCCGCCGCGTTCTTCGCCGTCGCGGTCATCGTGATCGAGCTTGCCGCCTCCGCCATGATCCTCACAGGCTTCTGGCGCTGGCTGGGCGCGGTCGGCCTTTGCGGCTTTACTCTGCTGGCCACATTCATTGCGCTTCGCTTCTGGGAACTGCCACCTGGTATGGACCGCATGATGGCGGCCAATGCCTTTTTCGAGCATCTTGGACTGGCTGGCGCCTTTCTGTTGGTTGCCGGTATGGACATCACCAAAGGCTTTGGCCGATGA
- a CDS encoding MFS transporter produces MSEVNPSSGGSFAPLRQSVFAVLWAATVLGNTGSFMRDVASSWLMTDLSAAPAAVAMVQAAGTLPIFLLAIPAGVLSDILDRRKFLIAIQVLLAGVSITLMALAYTGLLSVSALIGLTFLGGVGAALMGPTWQAIVPELVPREDVKSAVALNSLGINIARSIGPAAGGLLLAAFGAAVTYGVDVASYIVVIAALLWWPRAKNADDALSEHFFGAFRAGLRYTRASRSLHIVLLRAAIFFAFASAVWALLPLVARNLLGGDAGFYGILLGAVGAGAIGGALVMPRLRERFDADSLLLGSATITALVMATLSFAPPQWLAIIILLFLGGAWIMALTTLNGAAQSILPNWVRGRGLAVYLTVFNGAMTAGSLGWGAVAEAAGVAGTLVIGAVGLGLAGIVMHRVKLPSGDADLIPSNHWPEPLVAEPVAHDRGPVLILIEYRIEKQYRPAFLSVLDDLSQERRRDGAYGWGVTEDSADPEKIVEWFMVESWAEHLRQHKRVSKADADLQGRVLTYHAGPEEPVVRHFLAIDPRHEGVD; encoded by the coding sequence ATGAGTGAAGTCAACCCCTCTTCCGGCGGCAGTTTTGCGCCGCTTCGCCAATCGGTCTTTGCGGTGCTATGGGCCGCCACCGTGCTTGGCAACACCGGCAGCTTCATGCGCGACGTGGCCAGTTCGTGGCTGATGACAGACCTTTCCGCCGCGCCCGCCGCCGTCGCCATGGTGCAGGCCGCGGGCACGCTGCCCATCTTCCTGCTCGCCATTCCGGCGGGTGTCCTGTCCGACATTCTCGATCGGCGCAAATTCCTGATCGCGATCCAGGTCTTGCTTGCGGGCGTCAGCATCACGTTGATGGCGCTCGCCTATACCGGTTTGCTCTCGGTCAGCGCCTTGATCGGCCTTACGTTCCTCGGCGGAGTTGGTGCTGCGCTGATGGGACCGACATGGCAGGCGATCGTACCGGAGCTGGTGCCTAGGGAGGATGTCAAAAGTGCCGTGGCGCTCAATTCCCTGGGTATCAACATTGCCCGTTCCATCGGTCCGGCAGCTGGCGGCTTGCTGCTGGCCGCCTTTGGTGCCGCGGTTACCTACGGCGTGGATGTGGCGAGCTACATAGTCGTTATCGCCGCGCTCCTTTGGTGGCCGCGCGCCAAAAATGCCGATGATGCGTTGTCGGAGCACTTTTTCGGCGCGTTCCGCGCGGGTCTGCGTTATACGCGTGCCAGTCGCTCCTTGCATATCGTGCTGTTGCGCGCCGCGATCTTCTTTGCCTTCGCCAGTGCCGTTTGGGCGCTCCTGCCACTGGTGGCGCGTAATCTGCTCGGCGGCGACGCGGGCTTTTACGGCATCCTGCTCGGCGCTGTCGGCGCGGGCGCGATCGGCGGGGCGCTCGTCATGCCGAGGCTTCGCGAGCGTTTTGATGCCGACAGCCTGCTTCTTGGCTCGGCAACGATCACCGCGCTGGTGATGGCAACGCTTTCCTTTGCTCCGCCGCAGTGGCTGGCAATCATCATTCTACTATTTCTCGGCGGTGCCTGGATCATGGCATTGACGACGCTGAATGGCGCAGCGCAATCGATTCTGCCCAACTGGGTGCGCGGGCGCGGCCTTGCCGTCTACCTCACCGTGTTCAACGGCGCGATGACGGCCGGCAGCCTCGGTTGGGGGGCGGTCGCGGAAGCGGCCGGCGTGGCAGGAACGCTTGTCATCGGCGCCGTCGGCCTCGGGTTGGCCGGCATTGTCATGCACCGGGTCAAGCTGCCTTCCGGTGATGCCGATCTGATACCCTCCAACCATTGGCCCGAACCGCTTGTAGCAGAGCCTGTGGCGCATGATCGCGGCCCAGTGCTCATCCTCATCGAATACCGCATCGAAAAGCAGTACCGGCCGGCCTTCCTGTCCGTACTCGACGATCTCTCGCAGGAGAGGCGGCGCGATGGCGCTTACGGCTGGGGCGTAACGGAGGATTCTGCCGATCCGGAAAAGATAGTCGAGTGGTTCATGGTCGAATCCTGGGCCGAGCATCTGCGCCAACACAAGCGCGTTTCCAAGGCGGATGCCGACCTGCAAGGTAGGGTATTGACCTATCACGCCGGGCCGGAAGAGCCAGTGGTGCGGCACTTCCTTGCCATCGATCCGCGGCATGAAGGGGTGGATTAG
- a CDS encoding substrate binding domain-containing protein, translated as MPADFFDFYKMEWVAEFLASHPQVRIEFVLSDATVDLIDEGIDVAFRGNATRGPNYVVRKIQTRSIGLVASPSYLAARGTPATLQDLTRDDCLFVPQARDYAIWRLQDPDGAEEEVTVTGRVMANTAQAIRKAAIAGLGIALTPILGTADFAAGRLVPVLPQYMRRNLGMSVVYPNRAHLPSAVSAFIDSVVGEIRAELASRQGLQ; from the coding sequence ATGCCCGCCGACTTCTTCGACTTCTACAAGATGGAATGGGTGGCCGAATTCCTGGCCTCGCACCCACAAGTGCGTATCGAGTTCGTGTTAAGCGATGCCACGGTCGATCTTATCGACGAGGGCATCGATGTCGCCTTCCGAGGGAACGCAACGCGTGGTCCGAACTATGTCGTGCGCAAGATCCAAACCCGCTCGATCGGACTTGTCGCCAGCCCCTCCTACCTCGCCGCGCGCGGGACACCAGCCACATTGCAGGATCTGACCCGTGATGACTGTCTGTTTGTGCCACAGGCCCGGGACTATGCGATCTGGCGCCTTCAAGATCCCGATGGCGCCGAGGAGGAGGTGACCGTCACCGGCCGTGTGATGGCGAATACCGCGCAAGCAATCCGAAAGGCCGCTATTGCAGGCCTCGGCATCGCGTTAACACCGATACTGGGGACGGCCGATTTCGCGGCCGGCCGACTGGTGCCGGTGTTGCCCCAATACATGCGTCGCAATCTCGGCATGAGCGTCGTCTACCCCAACCGGGCTCACCTGCCATCGGCGGTTTCGGCATTCATCGATTCCGTCGTCGGCGAGATACGTGCCGAATTGGCCAGCAGACAAGGGTTGCAGTAA
- a CDS encoding TetR/AcrR family transcriptional regulator, producing MTQDISTRDQRPYHHGDLHRAIVKAALDVLSEAQSTEFSLRELARRAGVSHNAPYKHFADKRELLAAVSAVGFELLAKRMAEATKELDSPRQRLAAMARAYVCGGVNNPALYRLMFGGYLAGQDEGRPVIERTAAHNMKALIVDAISDGALGRPIADTEVNTRTIDGAILVFWSQMHGLTLLLADRLVGPGDKMEELTENVLQGMLDGLVNSIPAVPEGVWVGPPLAG from the coding sequence ATGACCCAGGATATTTCCACCAGAGACCAGCGCCCCTACCACCATGGCGACCTGCACAGGGCGATCGTAAAGGCCGCACTTGACGTTCTCAGCGAGGCTCAAAGCACGGAGTTTTCGCTTCGCGAGCTCGCACGTCGGGCGGGCGTCAGTCACAACGCCCCGTACAAGCACTTCGCCGACAAGCGCGAATTGCTGGCCGCCGTCTCGGCGGTTGGGTTTGAGCTGCTGGCGAAGCGCATGGCCGAGGCGACCAAGGAACTCGACAGTCCTCGCCAGAGGCTTGCAGCTATGGCGCGCGCATATGTCTGCGGCGGCGTCAACAATCCGGCGCTCTACAGATTGATGTTCGGCGGCTACCTCGCCGGTCAGGATGAAGGTCGTCCGGTGATCGAAAGAACCGCGGCTCACAACATGAAAGCCCTCATAGTGGACGCGATTTCCGACGGCGCTCTCGGGCGGCCAATTGCAGATACCGAGGTCAATACCCGCACGATCGATGGGGCGATTCTCGTTTTTTGGTCCCAAATGCACGGTTTAACGTTGCTGCTGGCAGACCGCCTCGTCGGCCCCGGCGACAAGATGGAGGAGCTGACCGAGAACGTCCTGCAAGGAATGCTCGACGGATTGGTGAACAGCATCCCCGCGGTGCCAGAAGGCGTCTGGGTGGGTCCTCCGCTAGCGGGGTAG
- a CDS encoding DUF2092 domain-containing protein produces the protein MAIVVEKNGATTSHRLVVTYPLLQGQPSFVAEFTSWKTQPPFVRLRIHL, from the coding sequence ATGGCAATTGTGGTCGAGAAGAATGGTGCGACCACATCGCATCGTCTGGTCGTCACCTACCCGTTGCTGCAGGGCCAACCAAGCTTCGTCGCCGAATTCACGAGCTGGAAGACCCAGCCCCCCTTTGTCCGACTCCGAATTCACCTTTGA
- a CDS encoding efflux RND transporter periplasmic adaptor subunit, whose protein sequence is MQSFRLLGIGLACALLAACDDKAEVAPPQQQVRVVAASAAQYQPGAEITGEVKARIQTELSFRISGRVIQRWADVGSHVRAGEVLARLNDTEQQADVSVARAALESARAIVKQKMLSFERSRALVQSQAIAQQVFDEARKELTSAQASLEADEAALATAEDALSYTELKADADGVITARTIEVGQVVSAAQSAFTLAHDGPRDAVFDVFEAFFLGGPPLADVEVAPVGDRALQVQGDIREVSPVIDTKAGTIRIKVEFPQDAQWPLGTPVVGKLRSPPRKGIVLSYSAIASAKGEPAVWLVNSENRSVSLREVTVARYRKNDFVVTNGIAPNDLVVTEGGKFLKEGQAVTWEGK, encoded by the coding sequence ATGCAGTCCTTTCGATTGCTGGGAATTGGTCTCGCCTGCGCACTTCTGGCTGCCTGCGACGACAAAGCTGAAGTAGCGCCGCCGCAGCAGCAGGTCCGCGTCGTTGCAGCATCGGCGGCTCAGTATCAGCCGGGCGCGGAAATCACGGGCGAGGTGAAGGCGCGGATCCAGACCGAACTTTCCTTTCGCATCAGTGGCAGAGTCATTCAAAGATGGGCTGATGTCGGCTCGCACGTTCGCGCCGGCGAGGTCCTCGCGCGGCTCAACGATACCGAACAACAAGCCGACGTGAGCGTCGCCCGAGCGGCATTGGAGTCGGCGCGAGCAATCGTCAAACAGAAGATGCTGTCTTTCGAGCGATCCAGGGCCCTGGTGCAATCGCAAGCTATTGCGCAACAGGTTTTCGATGAAGCTCGCAAGGAGCTGACGAGTGCCCAAGCCTCTCTTGAAGCTGACGAGGCCGCGCTGGCGACAGCGGAGGATGCGCTGTCCTACACTGAGTTGAAGGCCGATGCGGACGGCGTCATAACGGCGCGCACGATCGAAGTCGGACAGGTGGTCTCGGCCGCCCAGTCCGCCTTCACGCTTGCCCACGACGGTCCCAGAGATGCGGTGTTCGACGTGTTCGAGGCCTTCTTTCTCGGCGGCCCCCCGCTAGCCGACGTCGAGGTGGCGCCGGTCGGGGATCGTGCGCTCCAAGTACAGGGCGACATCCGGGAGGTCTCCCCGGTGATAGACACGAAAGCCGGTACAATCCGGATCAAGGTCGAGTTTCCGCAGGACGCGCAATGGCCGCTCGGCACGCCGGTGGTGGGCAAACTCCGCTCGCCTCCGCGCAAGGGCATCGTGCTGTCCTATAGCGCGATCGCCTCCGCCAAGGGGGAACCCGCCGTGTGGCTGGTCAACAGTGAAAACCGCTCCGTATCCCTCCGCGAGGTTACGGTTGCCCGTTACCGCAAAAACGATTTCGTCGTGACCAACGGCATTGCCCCCAATGATCTTGTCGTCACGGAAGGCGGGAAGTTTCTCAAGGAAGGCCAGGCAGTGACCTGGGAGGGCAAGTGA
- a CDS encoding efflux RND transporter periplasmic adaptor subunit translates to MSFNRWYTSLPLFLSISLLVSCEQSSLAAEEVSPRPVKSVAATAEQEEAGSLPGIVRARIETDLAFRTLGRIVSRKVDVGDLVLKGDVIAEIDPLSLKLAVRSAEADLRDAQAQFENAAMTEKRKRTLARMSAGSVADRDLAEQQLKSAKANVAKATASLAKAREQLGYADLRAEFDGVVTATFAEMGQTVSAGQPVLRLARPEQRDVVVDVPEAQFRSVRLDDRFNIALQLDRTVQTFGVVREIGPQADRNTRTHRLKIAVEQAPEVFRLGAVVTATPMLDRKKREIALPIAAICDRGGADHVWVVNRSTGTVTLRPVQLGTPAADARSVRILSGLREGEEVVIAGVNELADGQKVKIAQELRP, encoded by the coding sequence ATGAGCTTCAACCGCTGGTATACTTCCCTTCCGCTTTTTCTGTCGATCTCACTCCTTGTCAGCTGCGAGCAAAGCTCGCTCGCAGCGGAGGAGGTGAGCCCCCGTCCCGTCAAATCCGTCGCAGCAACGGCCGAGCAGGAGGAGGCCGGGAGCTTGCCCGGGATCGTACGAGCCCGCATCGAGACCGACCTGGCCTTCCGCACACTCGGACGAATCGTATCACGCAAGGTCGATGTCGGCGATCTCGTACTGAAAGGCGATGTCATTGCCGAGATCGATCCCCTGAGTCTGAAGCTCGCGGTCAGGAGCGCAGAAGCCGATCTGCGCGATGCCCAGGCGCAGTTCGAGAACGCTGCCATGACAGAAAAGCGCAAGCGAACTCTGGCGCGCATGAGCGCCGGCAGTGTTGCCGATCGGGATCTGGCCGAACAACAACTGAAATCGGCCAAAGCCAATGTTGCAAAGGCAACGGCTAGTCTTGCCAAGGCGCGTGAGCAGCTTGGCTACGCGGACTTGAGGGCGGAATTCGATGGGGTCGTCACCGCCACGTTCGCAGAAATGGGGCAGACAGTATCGGCGGGCCAACCGGTCCTGAGACTGGCACGCCCTGAACAGCGTGATGTGGTCGTCGATGTTCCCGAGGCTCAATTTCGATCCGTGCGCCTGGACGACCGGTTCAACATCGCCCTCCAACTCGATCGCACTGTGCAGACCTTTGGCGTCGTGCGCGAGATCGGGCCGCAAGCGGATCGCAATACCCGGACCCACAGGCTGAAGATCGCAGTCGAGCAGGCGCCGGAGGTGTTCCGCCTCGGTGCAGTGGTGACCGCGACGCCTATGCTTGACCGAAAGAAACGAGAAATCGCGCTACCGATCGCCGCCATTTGTGACAGGGGTGGCGCTGACCACGTCTGGGTCGTGAATCGGTCGACAGGTACCGTCACGCTGAGACCGGTCCAGCTCGGCACCCCAGCGGCCGATGCCCGCTCTGTCCGGATACTGTCCGGCCTGCGGGAGGGCGAAGAGGTCGTCATCGCCGGGGTCAATGAACTTGCCGATGGACAGAAGGTGAAAATCGCACAGGAGCTGCGCCCATGA